A window from Leptothermofonsia sichuanensis E412 encodes these proteins:
- a CDS encoding SGNH/GDSL hydrolase family protein, producing MKFKWLWKILVVATLYFSCFAAQAYPLPALPPDPSSLGANIQRTMALMANSNPQHRNTVRILFYGQSITKDDWSRQVAEDLRTRFPNTHFVVKNRAIGGCASQCLVAPAEHDLYPFYPDLLIFHVYGSHIDYEKIIRKVRETTTAEVLLMTDHYTGPDAWSDRMSFEFIPEFAARYRCGLVDIRNSWLRYLRDHSYSPGKLLTDRNHLNAQGNFLMAELVKQYLIYKPDQESDPDELVKTYWIGKDVSFDNGKLTLPFTGNRIDIISSATNSTGAIGSIRIDGRKPSEFPELYSITRPNGQYAADWIESPNSGKDWPWEVGAIMRVRSQAKLEVEDWAVTIRNFRSGTDFDFTVAGSVTGEDGSGSYANNPFISRSGRVVIDQADWWLSSLKNVSITNGFKIRWSVVPNFVDTYVPRPNPDPTIEQTTTLAQGLTNQKHILEIVSSDGQPLPIQAIRVYHPPIGRSTDGHSKMNG from the coding sequence GTGAAATTCAAATGGCTGTGGAAAATTCTGGTCGTTGCCACCCTCTACTTCTCTTGCTTCGCGGCTCAGGCATACCCACTCCCTGCCCTGCCGCCTGATCCATCCAGCTTAGGAGCCAACATCCAGCGAACAATGGCGCTGATGGCCAATAGCAATCCCCAGCATCGAAACACCGTTCGAATTCTTTTCTATGGGCAATCGATTACGAAAGATGATTGGTCACGCCAGGTCGCTGAAGATTTACGCACCCGGTTTCCCAACACCCATTTTGTGGTTAAAAATCGGGCGATCGGAGGGTGTGCTTCCCAATGCCTGGTCGCGCCCGCAGAACATGACCTTTACCCGTTCTACCCGGACCTGCTCATCTTTCATGTGTATGGCTCTCACATAGATTACGAGAAAATTATTCGTAAGGTTCGTGAAACGACGACCGCTGAAGTTCTGCTGATGACGGACCACTACACAGGACCTGATGCCTGGAGTGACCGAATGTCATTTGAGTTCATCCCTGAGTTTGCGGCCCGGTATCGCTGTGGACTGGTGGATATTCGAAATTCCTGGCTGCGATACCTGCGGGACCATTCCTATTCACCTGGAAAGTTGCTGACCGACAGGAATCACCTGAATGCCCAGGGTAACTTTCTGATGGCTGAACTGGTCAAGCAGTATCTCATCTACAAGCCCGATCAGGAATCAGACCCCGATGAGCTGGTGAAAACCTATTGGATTGGCAAAGATGTCTCCTTTGATAATGGGAAGCTGACATTGCCATTTACCGGCAATCGCATCGATATCATTTCATCTGCCACCAATTCCACTGGCGCAATCGGTTCCATTCGCATCGATGGACGCAAACCCTCTGAGTTTCCAGAGCTTTATAGCATCACCCGTCCCAATGGTCAGTATGCTGCCGACTGGATCGAGTCACCCAACAGCGGTAAGGACTGGCCCTGGGAGGTAGGCGCGATCATGCGAGTTCGTTCCCAGGCGAAATTGGAGGTGGAGGATTGGGCGGTAACCATCAGGAATTTTCGATCAGGTACTGACTTCGATTTCACCGTAGCAGGAAGTGTCACGGGAGAAGATGGTTCTGGGTCCTATGCGAACAATCCATTTATTTCGAGATCTGGGCGAGTGGTCATTGATCAGGCTGACTGGTGGCTTTCCTCCCTCAAAAATGTTTCGATTACCAATGGATTTAAGATCAGGTGGTCGGTTGTGCCCAACTTCGTCGATACCTATGTACCCCGTCCAAATCCTGACCCAACGATTGAACAGACCACAACCCTGGCTCAGGGGCTAACCAATCAAAAGCATATCCTTGAGATCGTCTCCAGTGATGGGCAACCCTTACCAATCCAGGCAATTCGGGTGTATCATCCCCCCATCGGGCGTTCAACTGATGGCCATTCCAAAATGAATGGGTAA
- a CDS encoding Uma2 family endonuclease, protein MTPVKQQVEQRFLSFDEYLSYDDGTENLYELFNGELIEVPPECGLNVEIASFLFALFLSVVGYRRIRGHGLELEVRGEPKNRYPDLTIIQEEHSQLLKHRNTLRLGMAPPLLVVEIVSPGDLQREHDYIAKRMQYQDRGIPEYWIIDPPQSTVLVLTLVGDRHTEVGTFQGDDGIQSPQFGALPVTPTQIFAAAG, encoded by the coding sequence ATGACCCCAGTTAAACAGCAGGTCGAACAGCGATTTCTGAGCTTTGATGAGTATCTGTCCTACGACGATGGCACAGAGAATTTGTATGAATTGTTCAATGGGGAACTGATCGAGGTGCCACCCGAATGTGGATTGAATGTAGAAATCGCAAGTTTTCTGTTTGCCTTATTCCTGTCTGTGGTGGGATACCGTCGAATCAGGGGGCATGGGTTAGAACTGGAAGTGAGAGGCGAGCCTAAAAATCGTTATCCTGACCTGACGATTATTCAGGAAGAACATAGTCAACTGCTCAAGCATCGCAACACGCTCCGGCTCGGCATGGCTCCGCCCCTGTTAGTGGTTGAGATTGTCAGCCCTGGTGATTTGCAACGGGAGCACGACTATATTGCTAAACGAATGCAGTATCAGGATCGGGGAATCCCAGAATACTGGATTATCGATCCGCCACAATCAACCGTTTTGGTGTTAACCCTGGTGGGCGATCGCCACACCGAGGTTGGTACATTCCAGGGCGATGATGGGATTCAATCACCCCAATTTGGAGCACTTCCCGTTACCCCAACCCAGATTTTTGCCGCCGCAGGGTAA
- a CDS encoding RibD family protein, with protein MLYNAPIYTQSQQHPGVRAMGDRPLTTVILAMSADGKIADRTRAAARFGSPWDKAHLEQQIAQVDGVLFGAGTLRAYGTTMRVMQPNLLQQRQQQSKPQQPVQILCSQSGKIDPDYPFFCQPVPRWLLTTRLGSDRCQPATQFERILVAETPTGEIDWVTAFQQLTDLGLKHLAILGGGELVASLLAEGLVDEFWFTVCPLILGGAEAPTAVEGAGFLQTTAPQLQLMEVKTVEQEVYLHYRVKR; from the coding sequence TTGCTATACAATGCTCCAATTTATACCCAAAGTCAGCAGCACCCTGGGGTGAGGGCTATGGGCGATCGCCCCTTAACAACTGTGATTCTGGCAATGAGCGCCGACGGTAAGATTGCTGACCGGACTCGTGCTGCTGCCCGCTTTGGTTCACCCTGGGACAAAGCTCACCTTGAGCAGCAGATTGCGCAGGTGGATGGGGTGCTGTTTGGGGCGGGAACTCTGAGGGCATACGGCACAACGATGAGGGTGATGCAACCCAACCTGTTGCAGCAGCGGCAGCAGCAGAGCAAACCCCAACAACCTGTACAAATTCTCTGCTCCCAATCTGGAAAAATTGACCCGGATTATCCGTTCTTTTGCCAACCAGTGCCGCGCTGGTTGCTGACAACCCGGTTGGGGAGCGATCGCTGTCAACCCGCAACTCAGTTCGAGCGCATTCTGGTCGCTGAAACCCCTACTGGAGAAATTGACTGGGTGACTGCCTTTCAGCAGCTTACTGATCTGGGTTTGAAGCACCTGGCAATTCTGGGTGGGGGAGAACTGGTTGCCTCCCTGCTGGCAGAGGGGTTGGTGGATGAGTTTTGGTTTACCGTCTGTCCCCTGATTCTGGGTGGGGCAGAGGCTCCCACTGCTGTAGAAGGTGCCGGTTTCCTGCAAACCACTGCCCCCCAGTTACAACTGATGGAGGTAAAAACCGTGGAGCAGGAGGTATATCTGCATTACCGGGTCAAACGGTAG